The sequence TGGCTTGTGCATATTACTTGGCATTGCAGCAGAAGTTGGTGCTTTTGGATTATTAGCGGTTATGCTTGTTGGCATTTACTTAGTGCATTGGGACAAAGGATATTTTTCTCAGAATGGCGGTTATGAATACGCATTAAATCTAGCCTTGCTCTGCTTGGCAATCATTCTTGCCGGCTCAGGACCATTATCCCTATGGAACTTGAGGTAAAAACCAAACAAGACCCGCTCATTGCTCATTTCAGATTGAAATAATCAAACTGTATTATTTCAAAATATTGTATTTATTTATTAGGCAAACTATAGAATTTATATTATTCTTATGGTGTCTATTAACAACAATCTTATCTTTAAAAATGGGGCCTTTTTTATGATGTCTTTTTTAAAAAAATTATTACTCACCACCACTGCATTTACGCTTATTTTCACTCAAGTCACTCGAGTTTATGCACACGATATTCCAGGAACAATTTCACAAAATATTCATAACACAATGTTGACGACCCGCGTAATACCAACCAAAGAATATGAAAGACGTTTTGGAACAAGATTAGACAGCTCGTTCCTTCGTGGCATTTACATTGTGGAACTCTCTATAAAGAATAATAGTTCCCAATCTTTGGTGTTCTCCGTCAACGACACACTTATTCACAAAGCAACACCACTTTTTACAAAAAAAGCACTCCAAAACCACTTAACATCAAGCCTAGGCATTGGTGTTATGACCATACTGTGTTTCCCTATAGGCTTTTTTATGGCATACCAAAATATAGCAATGGAAACATTAGCTCCACTCATTCACTTATTTGGTCCTGGGCAAGAAGACATTACTATTAAACCATATGACGAATTCAAAACTATGTTGTTTATTGAAGCAGAACAAGAAGAAAAAAAAGGCGCTACTGAAGAAGAAACCGAAAAAGCAGATCCACTTTATTTTGATATGACGATACAACTAAAAGATGCATCAAAATTTGATCTGCCGCTTTATAAAAGATATGCACGAACCTTTGACATACGAATTCCGAACACAAAATAATCAACCACACATGCCTTCAAGCCGCATGTATTCAGCTGCGGCCCTCTTCGCTCTAGGATAAAACTTCGAAGTATAATTAAGCTACGCCGGGCTTGCTTTTCTTGCATGTACAGTAGAACTAATACCGTAAGCATAACTTAACCACATAATCCTTCTAATCTCATATACTCCGCGGCGCCGTATAAACTCACGTTATAGTCGGTAATAACATAAATAGGGATATTTTTTAAAAGATCTTTTTGTTTACCACAATTAATAAACTCATTCAAAAAACTTTCTTGCTGAAACAATTGCAAATTTTTTGCAGCTATGCCACCAGCAATGTAAATGCCGCCACGAGATAATGAATCAAGCGCAAAGTTCTTTGCACAACGAGCATAAAAGTGAGCGTAAAAATCAAAGGTATGCCAGGCATGTTCGTCAATAGTGCGTGAGTTAAAGATTTCATCCGGATGCAAACCGCCTTTTGCCAAAAAATCATTTGGCTTTACCGCGCCATTGTATTGGCAGAAAAACTTATACATATTCTTAATACCAGTGCCCGACAGCACATCTTCCCACGAAATATTACAATCGCAGTTGTTAGTTTTTTTCAAAAAATTAACTAACGCAAACTCAATTTCTGACTGCGCAGCAAAATCGGCATGACCACCTTCAGAAGCCACCGGAACATACATCTTCCGGTCCTTCTCCCAAAACATGATGCATTTGCCAAGGCCGGTACCAGCACCCAAAATTGCTTTATTAGTTTTACCATGAGCAACCGCATGATTAACCGACACTAAATCCTTTGCATTAATACAAGACAAACCATAACCAATGACTTCAAAATCATTGGTTAAAAATACACACGAGAGCCCTGTTTGTTTTACAATCTCTTGAGTGTCGATAATAAAATCTAAATTGGTTGGTTTGCTATAATCACGATCAGCAGAAACAACACCCGCAGCAGCAAAACAGGCATGGTGAACCGTAATGCTGTACCTATCTTTTATATGCAGTAGCACTTGATTGACCAGATCACTAAAGCTTACAATTTCCTGGCTTTTGGCATGCAGGGACAAAAGAAGGCTTAAGCCATCATCAGGATGTTGGAAAATACCA comes from Candidatus Dependentiae bacterium and encodes:
- a CDS encoding DoxX family protein, which produces MHTSIINQDWAILIIRLILGSVFILHGGQKMFGWLGGSGLQGWLGYMASLQIPTLIAYLPPFIEFFGGLCILLGIAAEVGAFGLLAVMLVGIYLVHWDKGYFSQNGGYEYALNLALLCLAIILAGSGPLSLWNLR
- a CDS encoding glucokinase, with translation MLTLREVIYVQEVPRNVRAILVGDIGGTNSNFGIFQHPDDGLSLLLSLHAKSQEIVSFSDLVNQVLLHIKDRYSITVHHACFAAAGVVSADRDYSKPTNLDFIIDTQEIVKQTGLSCVFLTNDFEVIGYGLSCINAKDLVSVNHAVAHGKTNKAILGAGTGLGKCIMFWEKDRKMYVPVASEGGHADFAAQSEIEFALVNFLKKTNNCDCNISWEDVLSGTGIKNMYKFFCQYNGAVKPNDFLAKGGLHPDEIFNSRTIDEHAWHTFDFYAHFYARCAKNFALDSLSRGGIYIAGGIAAKNLQLFQQESFLNEFINCGKQKDLLKNIPIYVITDYNVSLYGAAEYMRLEGLCG